One Luteibacter aegosomaticola genomic window carries:
- a CDS encoding GNAT family N-acetyltransferase, with the protein MTEVRAATASDLDAIVAVHHAAFGRPNEGDLVRRLVDAGHATISLVAVDDDEAVIGHVLFSPLTIETGDDGKSLGLAPIAVHPDHQRQGVGHALIEEGIGACFVADARAVFVLGSPAYYAQFGFSKASAHDLHDAFEGGNAFQVLPLTVTGLEGYKGRVNYAPAFSEGGL; encoded by the coding sequence ATGACCGAGGTCCGCGCCGCCACCGCCAGCGACCTCGACGCCATCGTCGCCGTACACCACGCCGCCTTCGGCCGGCCGAACGAGGGCGACCTCGTGCGCCGCCTCGTCGATGCCGGCCACGCCACCATCTCGCTGGTGGCCGTCGATGACGACGAGGCTGTGATCGGCCACGTGCTGTTCTCGCCGCTCACCATCGAAACCGGTGATGACGGCAAGTCGCTCGGCCTGGCGCCGATCGCCGTCCACCCGGATCACCAGCGCCAGGGCGTGGGCCATGCCCTGATCGAGGAAGGCATTGGTGCCTGCTTCGTCGCCGATGCCCGCGCGGTGTTCGTGCTGGGCTCCCCGGCGTACTACGCGCAGTTCGGCTTTTCCAAAGCCTCGGCGCACGACCTGCACGATGCCTTCGAAGGCGGTAACGCCTTCCAGGTGCTGCCGCTCACGGTTACCGGGCTCGAAGGCTATAAGGGCCGGGTGAACTACGCGCCGGCCTTCTCGGAAGGCGGCCTCTGA
- the rdgB gene encoding RdgB/HAM1 family non-canonical purine NTP pyrophosphatase, with amino-acid sequence MRIVLASGNAGKVVELEQLLAGTGVELVPQTALGVSDADETGLTFVENALIKARHAARATGLPALADDSGICVDALDGAPGLYAARYSGVHGDSAANNAKLLRELAGVPMDKRGAYFIAVLVLLRHAEDPAPLIAEARWHGTILEAPRGEGGFGYDPLFLPHGSDLGAAEIEPALKNRLSHRGQALEILKARFAELA; translated from the coding sequence ATGCGCATCGTCCTGGCCTCCGGTAACGCCGGCAAAGTGGTGGAGCTGGAGCAGCTGCTCGCCGGCACCGGCGTTGAGCTGGTGCCGCAGACGGCGCTGGGTGTCTCCGATGCCGACGAAACCGGCCTCACCTTCGTCGAGAACGCACTGATCAAGGCGCGCCACGCCGCGCGCGCGACTGGCCTGCCGGCGCTGGCCGATGATTCCGGCATCTGCGTCGATGCGCTGGATGGCGCACCGGGTCTTTATGCCGCGCGCTATTCGGGCGTGCATGGCGACAGCGCTGCCAACAACGCGAAGCTGCTGCGCGAGCTCGCTGGCGTGCCGATGGACAAGCGCGGTGCGTACTTCATCGCCGTGCTCGTGCTGCTGCGCCACGCGGAAGATCCCGCACCGCTCATTGCGGAAGCCCGCTGGCACGGCACGATCCTGGAAGCTCCGCGTGGTGAAGGTGGCTTCGGGTACGACCCGCTGTTCCTGCCGCACGGCTCCGACCTGGGCGCGGCCGAGATCGAGCCGGCGCTGAAGAACCGCCTGAGCCACCGCGGCCAGGCGCTGGAGATCCTGAAGGCGCGCTTCGCCGAACTCGCATGA
- the hemW gene encoding radical SAM family heme chaperone HemW: MSMLSPPLSLYVHMPWCVRKCPYCDFNSHGVRGTPEYAAYVDTLLADMDAELRDFGAAIAGRRIETVFFGGGTPSLFTPELIGRFLEGARERLPFVDGAEITLETNPGTVEHGRFDGYLAAGVNRISFGVQSFDNDKLHRLGRIHSAHEAADAVKQAQDAGIDNINIDLMYALPQQDLAGALDDVDKAMALRPTHISHYQLTLEPNTAFAANPPPLPDDDAAWAIQEACQDRLAAGGYGQYEVSAYALPDRRCAHNLNYWRFGDYLGIGAGAHGKVSGPEGVRRRWKTRLPAAYLSAAGGPVRIGGDNLVAADDLPFEYMLNALRIIDGVPMTDFTERTGLPAEAIAAGLAECRRKGWIDNDPTALRTTALGQRFLNDVIEAFMA, encoded by the coding sequence ATGAGCATGCTGTCGCCGCCGCTGTCCCTGTACGTGCACATGCCCTGGTGCGTGCGCAAATGCCCGTACTGCGATTTCAACTCGCATGGCGTGCGCGGCACGCCCGAATACGCGGCGTACGTGGACACGTTGCTGGCGGACATGGATGCGGAGCTGCGCGACTTTGGCGCCGCCATCGCCGGCCGCCGGATCGAAACGGTGTTCTTCGGCGGCGGCACGCCCAGCCTGTTCACGCCCGAACTGATCGGCCGTTTCCTGGAAGGCGCACGCGAACGCCTGCCCTTCGTGGACGGTGCGGAGATCACGCTCGAGACCAATCCCGGCACGGTGGAGCACGGCCGGTTCGATGGTTACCTGGCCGCGGGCGTGAATCGCATTTCGTTCGGCGTGCAGAGTTTCGACAACGACAAGCTGCACCGGCTCGGCCGCATCCATTCGGCGCATGAAGCCGCCGATGCGGTGAAGCAGGCGCAGGATGCCGGCATCGACAACATCAACATCGACCTGATGTACGCCCTGCCCCAGCAAGACCTGGCGGGCGCATTGGATGATGTCGATAAGGCCATGGCCCTGCGCCCGACCCACATCTCGCATTACCAGCTCACCCTGGAACCCAATACGGCGTTCGCGGCCAACCCGCCACCGTTGCCCGATGACGACGCGGCATGGGCTATCCAGGAGGCCTGCCAGGACCGGCTGGCCGCGGGTGGCTACGGCCAGTACGAGGTCTCGGCCTATGCCCTGCCCGATCGGCGCTGCGCGCATAACCTGAACTACTGGCGCTTCGGCGATTACCTCGGAATCGGCGCGGGCGCCCACGGCAAGGTGAGCGGCCCGGAAGGGGTGCGCCGGCGCTGGAAGACCCGCCTGCCCGCTGCCTATCTTTCGGCAGCCGGCGGCCCGGTGCGGATCGGCGGCGACAACCTCGTGGCGGCGGACGACCTGCCCTTCGAGTACATGCTGAATGCCCTGCGCATCATCGATGGCGTGCCCATGACGGACTTCACCGAGCGCACCGGCCTGCCGGCCGAGGCCATCGCCGCCGGATTGGCCGAGTGCCGCCGCAAGGGCTGGATCGACAACGACCCGACCGCCCTGCGCACCACCGCCCTGGGCCAGCGCTTCCTCAACGACGTCATCGAAGCCTTCATGGCCTGA
- a CDS encoding DUF1631 family protein, whose translation MNPGTPPLGRTGPHPVALSPRAEREAQQGLSLCLTWLDMPLREALRDFDQRMFAVAESSRNHLEQQDCFESRGIVQREGPAFRDRFAKHLSERFRHLGELDEHRASASEYGGLNLSLVDPEEQEQSDALSSMAARAEARSASSLFELGYRLAVLAGTPPLEGEALPAGPRALTAALQAAMGNMPLVPAHRLILFQAVDSRVLGHSEAFYGALNEHYRTRGILPGFRVYPNVRVSSAPTGDRRARAGEPGASEAGNATGGGGTGTGAGGAAPEGNIGVLESLRQLLSQRAQTGRGAGFAPGRLASDDELQTALLALQGHVSDVTDAAQREIRSAGALRDELLTQLNRGRPSGSPQAELTLEQGDTVELTAMLFQNLGQQMGAASAGRRVLGGLQWPMLRAAVNDRGFFDQPEHPARQLLNTVSEAAHHWLDPAEGEPDNALLDRLERLVVDASAAQVIDPAWRADIETQIAQLSRKAHVAERRQIEAMEGRDRLERARQRAAEVMGERMGAGSAPRGVLRILLERTWADVLALHILRGGETGEAYLHCLGVTDQLLGRRPVADKLKLRQEVERGLEHLGMHPSEAAQVAAGLFEPAQERQNDETPTATDVAMRLKQRPRLGEGTAHGEPVAPVEPTPLDAAARAIYDGFASLRFGTWFEFVQPDGEVVRRKLAWFSPGTGRCLFVNQRGTRSDDMDLTRLARLVSTGEVREWREERVPLIDRAWQAVARALRRERLSERMAGHA comes from the coding sequence ATGAATCCAGGCACGCCGCCGCTCGGTCGGACGGGACCGCATCCTGTCGCCCTATCGCCGCGTGCCGAACGCGAGGCGCAGCAGGGTCTGTCCCTGTGCCTCACCTGGCTGGACATGCCCCTGCGCGAAGCCCTTCGCGATTTCGACCAGCGCATGTTCGCGGTCGCCGAAAGCAGCCGGAACCACCTCGAGCAGCAGGATTGCTTCGAAAGCCGCGGCATCGTCCAACGCGAGGGCCCGGCGTTCCGTGACCGCTTCGCCAAGCACCTGTCGGAGCGTTTCCGCCACCTCGGCGAGCTCGATGAACACCGCGCCTCGGCCAGTGAGTACGGTGGCCTCAACCTGAGCCTGGTCGATCCGGAAGAGCAGGAGCAGAGCGACGCCTTGTCGAGCATGGCCGCGCGCGCGGAAGCCCGCAGCGCCAGCAGCCTGTTCGAACTGGGTTACCGCCTGGCCGTGCTCGCCGGCACGCCGCCCCTGGAGGGCGAAGCATTGCCCGCCGGCCCGCGTGCCCTGACGGCGGCCCTGCAGGCGGCCATGGGCAACATGCCGCTGGTGCCGGCCCACCGCCTGATCCTGTTCCAGGCAGTGGATAGCCGGGTGCTGGGCCACAGCGAAGCCTTCTACGGCGCGCTCAACGAGCATTACCGCACCCGCGGCATCCTGCCCGGGTTCCGCGTGTACCCAAACGTGCGCGTCAGCAGTGCCCCGACCGGTGACCGCCGTGCCCGCGCGGGCGAGCCGGGCGCCAGTGAAGCGGGCAACGCGACGGGCGGCGGCGGTACGGGTACCGGCGCCGGTGGCGCGGCGCCCGAGGGCAATATCGGTGTGCTGGAAAGCCTGCGCCAGTTGCTGTCGCAGCGCGCGCAGACCGGCCGTGGCGCGGGCTTCGCACCGGGCCGCCTGGCTTCGGATGACGAATTGCAGACGGCGCTGCTGGCCCTTCAGGGCCACGTGAGCGACGTGACCGACGCCGCGCAGCGCGAGATCCGCAGCGCCGGCGCGCTGCGGGATGAATTGCTTACCCAGCTCAACCGTGGACGCCCCTCGGGCTCGCCGCAGGCCGAGCTCACCCTCGAGCAGGGCGATACGGTCGAACTCACCGCCATGCTGTTCCAGAACCTGGGCCAGCAGATGGGTGCGGCCAGTGCCGGCCGGCGCGTGCTCGGCGGCCTGCAGTGGCCGATGCTGCGCGCCGCGGTCAACGACCGTGGCTTCTTCGACCAGCCGGAACACCCGGCTCGGCAGCTGCTGAATACGGTGAGCGAAGCCGCGCACCATTGGCTCGATCCCGCCGAAGGCGAACCGGATAATGCGCTGCTCGATCGGCTGGAACGGCTGGTGGTCGATGCGAGCGCGGCGCAGGTGATCGACCCGGCCTGGCGTGCCGATATCGAAACGCAGATCGCGCAGCTTTCGCGCAAGGCGCATGTGGCCGAGCGTCGCCAGATCGAAGCGATGGAAGGCCGCGACCGGCTGGAGCGCGCTCGCCAGCGTGCGGCCGAGGTGATGGGTGAACGCATGGGCGCCGGCAGCGCGCCGCGCGGCGTGCTGCGGATCCTGCTGGAACGCACCTGGGCCGATGTGCTCGCGCTGCATATCCTGCGTGGCGGCGAGACCGGCGAGGCGTACCTGCATTGCCTCGGCGTCACCGACCAGTTGCTGGGCCGCCGTCCGGTGGCCGATAAGCTGAAGCTGCGCCAGGAAGTGGAGCGCGGTCTGGAACACCTGGGCATGCATCCCTCGGAGGCCGCGCAGGTTGCCGCAGGCCTGTTCGAACCCGCGCAGGAACGGCAGAACGACGAAACGCCCACCGCGACCGACGTGGCGATGCGCCTGAAGCAACGGCCGCGGCTGGGCGAAGGCACCGCGCACGGCGAGCCGGTCGCCCCGGTGGAACCGACGCCGCTGGATGCCGCCGCCCGCGCGATCTACGACGGTTTCGCGAGCCTGCGCTTTGGCACATGGTTCGAGTTCGTCCAGCCCGATGGCGAGGTCGTGCGACGCAAGCTCGCGTGGTTCTCGCCAGGCACGGGACGCTGCCTCTTCGTGAACCAGCGCGGCACGCGCAGCGACGACATGGACCTGACCCGCCTGGCAAGGCTGGTTTCGACGGGCGAAGTGCGCGAATGGCGCGAAGAACGCGTCCCGCTGATCGACCGCGCTTGGCAGGCCGTCGCACGCGCGTTGCGCCGCGAGCGCTTGAGTGAACGCATGGCAGGCCACGCATGA
- a CDS encoding PilZ domain-containing protein — MKNEFEQRRAPRKRAASPMPVVDVMNDVVMGQLGNLSATGMMLLGTRAPRTGAVHQVTFQLPDAQHREHPVVIGIQEQWHEPAASAGQFWSGYRIISASEDDVRAIDEWIGPPAD, encoded by the coding sequence ATGAAGAACGAATTCGAACAACGCCGCGCGCCACGCAAGCGCGCCGCCTCGCCCATGCCGGTGGTCGATGTCATGAACGACGTCGTGATGGGCCAGCTGGGCAACCTTTCCGCGACCGGCATGATGTTGCTCGGCACGCGCGCGCCGCGCACCGGGGCCGTGCATCAGGTGACCTTCCAGCTGCCCGACGCGCAACACCGCGAGCACCCGGTGGTCATCGGCATCCAGGAGCAATGGCACGAACCGGCCGCCTCCGCGGGCCAGTTCTGGTCCGGCTACCGGATCATTTCCGCTAGCGAGGATGACGTGCGCGCCATCGATGAATGGATCGGGCCACCCGCCGACTGA
- the pepQ gene encoding Xaa-Pro dipeptidase — translation MNDALAALYPQHLATLRERTDVALARGGFDHLVVPAGRPITKFMDDLDYPFTVNPHFKHWLPLVDAPGSWLVYTPGNKPKLVFLQPHDYWHVVPEAPTGYWVDHFDIVTVRKPADALAELPAMLSRCAVIGDQYCGVNDVQPNNPSAVLDYLHYHRAYKTPYELELMREASRRGVRGHRAAEKAFREGASELGIHQAYLAAVGQTDAELPYASIVCLNEHAAILHYTHFGRVPPAESRSFLIDAGASASGYASDITRTYAGKNAGEFQALIDSMDAAERSFVAKVRAGQNYPELHVHAHHAIAAVLREHDFIRMSPESAVESGVSSAFFPHGLGHGIGMQVHDVAGFHASDAGGTIAKPEGHPYLRLTRNLEAGMVVTIEPGLYFIDMLLAELKDKPVASDINWAKVDAFRKYGGIRIEDDVVCTTGEPENMTRDAFAALS, via the coding sequence ATGAACGACGCGCTGGCTGCGCTTTATCCGCAGCACCTCGCCACCTTGCGTGAACGCACCGATGTCGCCCTGGCGCGCGGCGGCTTCGACCATCTGGTGGTCCCGGCCGGCCGCCCCATCACCAAGTTCATGGACGACCTGGACTACCCGTTCACGGTGAACCCGCATTTCAAGCACTGGCTGCCGCTGGTCGATGCCCCGGGCAGCTGGCTGGTTTACACCCCCGGCAACAAGCCGAAGCTGGTCTTCCTGCAGCCGCACGATTACTGGCACGTGGTGCCCGAGGCCCCCACCGGTTACTGGGTGGACCACTTCGATATCGTCACCGTGCGCAAGCCCGCCGATGCGCTGGCCGAGCTGCCGGCCATGCTCTCGCGCTGCGCCGTCATCGGTGACCAGTATTGCGGCGTGAACGATGTGCAGCCGAACAATCCGTCGGCCGTGCTCGATTACCTGCACTACCACCGCGCGTACAAGACGCCGTACGAACTGGAACTGATGCGTGAAGCCAGCCGCCGCGGCGTGCGCGGCCACCGCGCCGCCGAGAAGGCCTTCCGCGAAGGCGCCAGCGAACTGGGTATCCACCAGGCCTACCTTGCCGCCGTCGGCCAGACCGATGCGGAACTGCCGTACGCGAGCATCGTGTGCCTCAACGAGCACGCGGCGATCCTGCATTACACGCACTTCGGCCGCGTACCGCCGGCGGAAAGCCGTTCGTTCCTGATCGATGCCGGCGCCAGCGCATCGGGCTACGCCAGCGATATCACCCGTACCTACGCGGGCAAGAACGCCGGTGAATTCCAGGCGCTCATCGATTCGATGGATGCCGCGGAGCGTTCGTTCGTAGCAAAGGTGCGTGCCGGCCAGAACTATCCGGAACTGCACGTGCACGCCCACCACGCGATCGCCGCTGTGTTGCGCGAACACGATTTCATCCGCATGAGCCCGGAAAGCGCTGTGGAATCCGGCGTGTCGTCGGCGTTCTTCCCGCACGGCCTCGGCCATGGCATCGGCATGCAGGTGCACGACGTGGCCGGTTTCCACGCCTCGGATGCCGGCGGCACCATCGCCAAGCCGGAAGGCCACCCGTACCTGCGCCTGACCCGCAACCTCGAAGCGGGCATGGTCGTCACGATCGAGCCGGGCCTGTACTTCATCGACATGCTGCTGGCCGAGCTGAAGGACAAGCCGGTCGCGAGCGACATCAACTGGGCCAAGGTGGACGCGTTCCGCAAGTACGGCGGCATCCGCATCGAAGACGACGTGGTCTGCACCACCGGCGAGCCGGAGAACATGACGCGCGACGCGTTCGCGGCATTGTCGTAA
- the cydP gene encoding cytochrome oxidase putative small subunit CydP codes for MDVDVPKRRPRWRDKPLPRLALELAFIVVAKLAVLMLIWYVAIRPLPRADVSPAGVSRALAPASASTQETKP; via the coding sequence ATGGATGTCGACGTTCCCAAAAGGCGCCCACGCTGGCGCGATAAGCCACTACCGAGGCTTGCCCTCGAACTGGCCTTCATCGTCGTCGCCAAGCTCGCCGTGCTGATGCTCATCTGGTATGTCGCCATCCGCCCCCTCCCGCGCGCGGATGTCTCGCCCGCCGGTGTGAGCCGGGCGCTCGCCCCCGCTTCCGCATCCACCCAGGAAACCAAGCCATGA
- a CDS encoding cytochrome ubiquinol oxidase subunit I, with the protein MVDPEVVGLSRMQFALTALYHFLFVPLTLGLAFMLAIMESVYVMTRREIWKRMTQFWGVLFGINFAMGVATGVTMEFQFGTNWAYYSHYVGDIFGAPLAIEGMMAFFLESTLVGVFFFGWERTSPLKHLIATWFMAFATSLSALWILIANAWMQNPVGAAFNAETMRMEVTKFSDVIFNPVAQAKFVHTVSAGYTMGSMFVLSISAWYLLRGRNVDFAKRSMTVAASFGLAASLSVVVLGDESGYTISENQKMKMAAIEAMWETEPAPASFTLFGFPDVAKRETHAAIRVPWVMGLIGTRSIDEPIQGIDSLLDDARVRIADGIKAYDAMLVLRENKNDAQARTILAAHDKDMGYALLLKRFMDDPRKATPADIERAAESTIPNVPVLFWSFRLMVACGFWFIGLFAYAFWRASKRRLEGKRFLRVALWSMPLPWVAAELGWIVAEYGRQPWAIEGVLPTALGASSLTPSQVWISLGGFVLFYTTLAVIDGYLMVKFARKGPDGLGMWPPSPEPLPTTAQTA; encoded by the coding sequence ATCGTCGACCCCGAAGTCGTCGGCCTGTCGCGCATGCAATTCGCCCTGACGGCGCTGTATCACTTCCTGTTTGTACCGCTCACGCTAGGCCTCGCCTTCATGCTCGCCATCATGGAGAGCGTGTACGTGATGACCCGGCGTGAAATCTGGAAACGCATGACCCAGTTCTGGGGCGTGCTGTTCGGGATCAACTTCGCCATGGGCGTCGCCACTGGCGTCACCATGGAATTCCAGTTCGGCACGAACTGGGCCTACTACTCGCACTACGTGGGCGATATCTTCGGCGCCCCGCTCGCGATCGAAGGCATGATGGCCTTCTTCCTGGAATCCACGCTTGTCGGCGTGTTCTTCTTCGGCTGGGAGCGCACCTCGCCACTGAAGCACCTGATCGCCACATGGTTCATGGCTTTCGCCACCTCGCTCTCGGCGCTATGGATCCTGATCGCGAATGCCTGGATGCAGAATCCGGTCGGCGCCGCGTTCAACGCAGAGACGATGCGCATGGAGGTGACGAAGTTCAGTGATGTCATCTTCAACCCCGTGGCCCAGGCGAAATTCGTGCACACGGTAAGCGCCGGCTACACGATGGGCTCGATGTTCGTGCTTTCCATCAGCGCGTGGTACCTGCTGCGCGGCCGCAACGTGGATTTCGCGAAACGCTCCATGACGGTGGCCGCGAGCTTCGGCCTCGCCGCGTCACTGTCCGTCGTCGTGCTCGGTGATGAATCGGGCTACACCATCTCCGAGAACCAGAAGATGAAGATGGCCGCGATCGAGGCCATGTGGGAAACCGAACCGGCACCAGCGTCGTTCACGCTGTTCGGCTTCCCGGACGTGGCGAAACGCGAAACCCATGCCGCTATCCGCGTGCCGTGGGTCATGGGCCTGATCGGCACGCGCTCCATCGATGAGCCGATCCAGGGCATCGACTCGCTGCTGGACGATGCGCGCGTGCGCATCGCCGATGGCATCAAGGCCTACGACGCGATGCTGGTGCTCCGCGAGAACAAGAACGATGCGCAAGCCCGGACGATCCTGGCGGCGCACGATAAGGATATGGGATACGCGCTGCTGCTGAAACGCTTCATGGATGATCCACGCAAGGCCACGCCTGCGGATATCGAGCGCGCGGCCGAGAGCACGATTCCCAACGTGCCCGTGCTGTTCTGGTCGTTCCGCCTGATGGTGGCGTGTGGCTTCTGGTTCATCGGCCTGTTCGCTTATGCGTTCTGGCGCGCCAGCAAGCGCCGGCTTGAAGGCAAGCGGTTCCTTCGCGTGGCGCTGTGGAGCATGCCGCTGCCGTGGGTGGCCGCGGAACTGGGCTGGATCGTGGCCGAGTACGGCCGCCAGCCATGGGCGATCGAAGGTGTCTTGCCCACGGCACTGGGCGCTTCGTCGCTCACACCCAGCCAGGTCTGGATCTCACTCGGCGGCTTCGTGCTGTTCTACACCACGCTGGCCGTGATCGATGGCTACCTGATGGTGAAGTTCGCCCGGAAGGGTCCGGATGGCCTGGGCATGTGGCCGCCCTCGCCCGAGCCCTTGCCCACTACCGCCCAGACGGCCTGA
- the cydB gene encoding cytochrome d ubiquinol oxidase subunit II: MFDYETLRVIWWALIGVLLAAFAIMDGFDFGVAALLRVLGRDEHERHVLLETIEPTWEGNQVWFILGGGAVFAAWPLLYAASFSGLYLAMFVLLAAFIIRPVGFNFREKIDDPRWTRVWDYGLVASGVIVMTVCGVAFGNLFLGLPFHYDADLRMTWDGSFFQLFRPFALLCGLVSLCMLLAHGASWAAMKADETIAVRAARIARITSLAYLVLFVLAGIWLAYGIPGFAVAGPVVTDSVSNPLAKQVAVGASWFSGYLTHPFFWVAPIVAFIGAMGVQLFVARQGFLGFFSSCLSVAGTIASAGFALFPFLMPSSVDPRSSLTVWDASSSQGTLFLMMCLVAVFLPIIILYTTWVFRVMRGRVSLEQVRKSHHMY; this comes from the coding sequence ATGTTTGATTACGAAACACTCCGCGTCATCTGGTGGGCCCTGATCGGCGTGTTGCTCGCCGCGTTCGCGATCATGGATGGCTTCGACTTCGGCGTGGCCGCGCTGCTGCGCGTGCTTGGTCGTGATGAACACGAACGCCACGTGCTGCTGGAAACCATCGAGCCCACGTGGGAAGGCAACCAGGTGTGGTTCATCCTGGGCGGCGGCGCGGTGTTCGCCGCATGGCCGCTGCTCTACGCCGCTTCGTTTTCCGGCCTGTATCTGGCGATGTTCGTGTTGCTCGCCGCGTTCATCATCCGGCCGGTGGGTTTCAACTTCCGCGAGAAGATCGACGACCCGCGCTGGACGCGCGTATGGGATTACGGACTGGTGGCGTCCGGCGTCATCGTGATGACAGTCTGCGGCGTCGCCTTCGGTAATCTGTTCCTCGGCCTGCCCTTCCATTACGACGCCGACCTACGTATGACCTGGGATGGCAGCTTCTTCCAGCTATTCCGCCCGTTTGCGCTGCTCTGTGGGCTGGTGAGCCTGTGCATGTTGCTTGCCCACGGGGCGTCGTGGGCGGCGATGAAGGCCGACGAAACCATCGCCGTGCGTGCGGCACGGATCGCTCGCATCACCTCGCTCGCTTACCTCGTGCTGTTCGTGCTCGCAGGTATCTGGCTGGCCTATGGCATCCCGGGTTTCGCCGTCGCGGGGCCGGTGGTGACCGATAGCGTGTCCAATCCGCTGGCGAAACAGGTGGCGGTGGGAGCCTCGTGGTTCTCGGGTTACCTCACCCATCCGTTCTTCTGGGTGGCGCCTATCGTGGCTTTCATCGGCGCCATGGGCGTGCAGCTGTTTGTCGCACGACAAGGTTTCCTCGGCTTCTTCAGCAGTTGCCTCTCGGTCGCGGGCACCATCGCCTCGGCGGGCTTCGCGCTGTTCCCGTTCCTGATGCCCTCGTCGGTGGATCCGCGCTCGAGCCTCACGGTGTGGGATGCCTCATCCAGCCAGGGCACGCTGTTCCTGATGATGTGCCTGGTGGCGGTGTTCCTGCCGATCATCATCCTTTACACGACGTGGGTGTTCCGCGTGATGCGCGGCCGCGTCAGCCTCGAACAGGTGCGTAAATCGCACCATATGTACTGA
- the cydX gene encoding cytochrome bd-I oxidase subunit CydX: MWYFAWILGLGLACAFAILNAMWFEVHADDEAHQKKDGHPLL; encoded by the coding sequence ATGTGGTATTTCGCCTGGATTCTCGGCTTAGGCCTCGCATGCGCCTTCGCCATCCTCAACGCGATGTGGTTTGAAGTGCACGCGGATGATGAAGCGCACCAGAAAAAGGACGGCCACCCGCTATTGTAG
- a CDS encoding aminopeptidase P N-terminal domain-containing protein, whose protein sequence is MAGEDAVLILAAAPERMRNADAPWPYRQDSDFHYLTGFDEPEAVLALLPGRAHGETVLFCRERDAERERWDGERMGTDRAARELKLDDAFPIDDIDDILPGMIEGRARVYCHFGQEPDFDARLLAWMRRLRTARGGGVVPKDLVALSHLLHDLRLFKSKDELALMRRSAEVAGAAHLAAMALAAPGVAEYEIEGEILRTIRGRGAVPAFPPTIAAGANACIMHYQANRATLKAGDLLLVDAGAEVDCYASDITRTYPVDGRFSTEQRALYDIVHEAQLAAIDAVRPGRAFADSHDAAVRVIASGLCALGLVKGSVDRVIAEGAYKPYFPSKTGHWLGLDVHDVGDYRIDGEPRVLEEGMVLTVEPGIYIPPNDKSVAERWRGIGIRIEDDIAVTKGAPEVMTAMVPKDPTSF, encoded by the coding sequence ATGGCTGGCGAGGATGCGGTACTGATCCTCGCCGCCGCGCCCGAGCGCATGCGCAATGCCGATGCGCCGTGGCCGTACCGCCAGGATTCCGATTTCCACTACCTCACGGGTTTCGACGAACCCGAAGCCGTCCTCGCGCTGCTGCCCGGTCGCGCGCACGGCGAGACGGTGCTCTTTTGCCGCGAACGCGACGCCGAGCGTGAACGCTGGGATGGCGAGCGCATGGGCACGGACCGCGCGGCGCGCGAGCTGAAGCTGGATGACGCGTTTCCGATCGATGACATCGACGACATCCTGCCCGGCATGATCGAGGGCCGGGCCCGCGTTTATTGCCATTTCGGCCAGGAACCCGATTTCGATGCCCGCCTGCTCGCCTGGATGCGCCGCCTGCGCACGGCGAGGGGGGGCGGGGTGGTCCCGAAAGACCTGGTGGCGCTCAGCCACCTCCTGCACGACCTGCGCTTGTTCAAATCAAAGGACGAGCTGGCTCTCATGCGCCGATCGGCCGAGGTGGCCGGCGCGGCGCACCTCGCCGCGATGGCGCTGGCAGCGCCGGGCGTGGCCGAGTACGAGATCGAAGGCGAGATCCTTCGCACCATCCGTGGCCGCGGCGCCGTGCCGGCTTTCCCGCCCACGATCGCCGCAGGCGCCAATGCCTGCATCATGCATTACCAGGCCAATCGCGCCACGCTGAAGGCCGGTGACCTGCTGCTCGTGGATGCCGGTGCCGAGGTGGACTGTTACGCCTCGGACATCACCCGGACCTACCCAGTCGATGGCCGCTTCAGCACCGAACAGCGCGCGCTTTACGACATCGTCCACGAAGCGCAGCTGGCCGCGATCGATGCGGTACGGCCCGGCCGTGCCTTCGCCGATTCGCATGACGCAGCCGTCCGCGTGATCGCGAGCGGGTTGTGCGCGCTGGGCCTGGTGAAGGGCAGCGTGGATCGGGTGATCGCCGAGGGTGCCTACAAACCGTATTTCCCGAGCAAGACCGGCCACTGGCTGGGGCTCGATGTGCACGACGTGGGCGATTACCGCATCGACGGCGAGCCGCGCGTGCTCGAAGAGGGCATGGTGCTGACGGTGGAGCCGGGTATCTACATCCCGCCCAACGACAAAAGCGTCGCCGAACGCTGGCGCGGCATCGGCATCCGTATCGAAGACGACATCGCCGTCACGAAAGGCGCCCCCGAAGTCATGACCGCCATGGTGCCGAAAGACCCCACGTCCTTCTGA